The proteins below come from a single Alnus glutinosa chromosome 9, dhAlnGlut1.1, whole genome shotgun sequence genomic window:
- the LOC133878142 gene encoding uncharacterized protein LOC133878142, which produces MDQKEAKAKVGKAPTRLQKHAPASLQLDKIAVAAAATTGPFSASGETPKAIPLLSPLVLSPEPFSETVEKRLLESGNGEKRSLDSPAGGWKHPAVAAFTEPPNLLTRLQSQCVLVDNVQ; this is translated from the coding sequence ATGGATCAGAAAGAAGCCAAAGCCAAAGTGGGGAAGGCCCCCACCAGGCTACAGAAGCACGCTCCGGCATCTCTTCAGCTTGATAAGATTGCCGTCGCTGCTGCTGCCACCACCGGCCCATTCTCTGCCTCCGGTGAAACTCCGAAGGCAATTCCTTTGCTATCGCCGCTCGTTCTATCCCCAGAACCATTTTCGGAGACGGTAGAAAAGAGATTGTTGGAGAGCGGCAATGGGGAGAAGAGAAGTCTGGACTCACCAGCTGGTGGGTGGAAACATCCGGCTGTGGCTGCCTTCACCGAGCCCCCAAACCTGCTTACTCGCCTTCAATCACAATGCGTGCTGGTGGACAATGTGCAGTGA
- the LOC133877263 gene encoding D-xylose-proton symporter-like 3, chloroplastic isoform X1: MACSASVQPLFNLRLSQSHPTRRTKPLQALISYTQISTQSCSTCNTHFKAKFPMFSKLPLLSGRRPRFHVGVQKEYASGEEDDTLASDATYQEHFAWSSVILPFLFPALGGLLFGYDIGATSGATISLQSPELSGTTWFNFSAVQLGLVVSGSLYGALFGSLLVYPIADFLGRRRELIIAAVLYALGGLITAYAPGLGVLLAGRLLYGLGIGLAMHGAPLYIAETCPSQIRGTLVSLKELFIVLGILLGYFVGSFQIDVVGGWRYMFGVSAPIALIMGLGMWSLPPSPRWLLLRAVQGKGSVQDYKEKAIVALSKLRGRRPGDKLSERQIEDTFVSLKYAYADQESEGSFLEVFQGPSLKAFLIGGGLVLFQQITGQPSVLYYAGPILQTAGFSAASDATRVSVVIGVFKLLMTWIAILKVDNLGRRPLLIGGVSGMAISLFLLSAYYKFLGGFPFVAVAGLLLYVGCYQISFGPISWLMVSEIFPLRTRGRGISLAVLTNFGSNAIVTFAFLPLKEILGAENLFLLFGAIALLSLLFVLLVVPETKGLSLEEIESKISK, translated from the exons ATGGCTTGCAGTGCCTCTGTTCAACCTCTGTTCAACCTCAGGCTCTCACAGTCACACCCAACTCGCCGAACAAAGCCATTACAAGCACTCATCTCTTACACCCAAATTAGCACACAATCATGTTCAACTTGTAACACCCATTTCAAGGCCAAATTTCCCATGTTCTCAAAATTACCTTTGCTTTCTGGCCGTCGACCCCGATTCCAT GTGGGAGTACAGAAAGAGTATGCTTCTGGGGAAGAGGATGACACGCTTGCCTCTGACGCAACGTATCAGGAGCATTTTGCTTGGTCTTCTGTGATTCTGCC gtttttgttCCCAGCCTTGGGAGGTTTGTTATTTGGGTATGACATCGGTGCCACCTCTGGTGCTACCATCTCATTGCAG TCACCTGAGCTCAGTGGAACAACTTGGTTCAACTTTTCGGCTGTTCAGCTTGGACTTGTG GTCAGTGGTTCTCTTTATGGAGCTCTTTTTGGTTCTCTTCTTGTCTACCCAATTGCAGACTTCCTTG GGAGGAGGCGAGAGCTTATCATAGCAGCTGTGCTATATGCTCTTGGTGGTCTGATCACGGCCTATGCTCCTGGCCTTGGTGTCCTTTTAGCAGGAAGGCTGCTCTATGGCCTCGGTATTGGTTTG GCCATGCATGGGGCTCCTCTCTATATCGCAGAAACTTGCCCATCTCAGATTCGTGGAACTCTAGTATCTTTGAAGGAACTCTTCATAGTTCTGGGGATTCTG TTGGGTTATTTTGTTGGAAGCTTTCAGATTGATGTAGTGGGTGGGTGGCGTTACATGTTTGGAGTTAGTGCACCAATTGCTTTAATTATGGGACTAGGCATGTGGAGTCTTCCACCATCTCCCCGCTGGTTACTTCTTAGGGCTGTACAAGGTAAAGGCTCTGTACAAGATTACAAAGAGAAAGCCATTGTTGCCCTGAGCAAACTAAGGGGCCGTCGTCCTGGTGACAAATTGTCTGAGAGGCAAATAGAAGACACCTTTGTCTCATTGAAATATGCATATGCGGATCAGGAATCTGAGGGCAGTTTCTTGGAGGTCTTTCAAGGCCCAAGTTTGAAAGCCTTTCTAATTGGTGGAGGTTTGGTCCTTTTTCAACAG ATAACTGGGCAACCAAGTGTTCTATATTATGCAGGTCCAATACTTCAG ACTGCTGGGTTCTCCGCTGCCTCTGATGCTACCCGAGTTTCAGTTGTAATTGGTGTGTTCAAA TTACTGATGACATGGATAGCTATCCTGAAAGTAGATAATCTTGGGAGAAGACCCCTGCTAATTGGAGGTGTCAGCGGCATG gctatttctttatttctgcTTTCTGCTTATTATAAGTTTCTTGGAGGGTTTCCTTTTGTTGCTGTAGCTGGTCTTCTTCTCTATGTTGGTTGCTACCAG ATATCATTTGGGCCGATCAGTTGGCTTATGGTGTCGGAGATATTCCCACTTCGGACAAGAGGGCGAGGGATCAGTCTTGCAGTTCTTACTAACTTTGGTTCAAATGCCATTGTGACCTTTGCTTTCTTACCATTGAAG GAGATTCTAGGAGCGGAAAACCTCTTCCTTCTTTTTGGGGCTATTGCTTTGTTGTCACTTTTGTTTGTATTGCTCGTTGTCCCAGAGACCAAAGGTTTGAGCTTGGAAGAGATCGAGTCCAAAATTTCTAAGTGA
- the LOC133878104 gene encoding transcription initiation factor IIA large subunit-like, with the protein MAASTTSTVYIQVIEDVINKVREEFVNNGGPGEDVLKELQGTWEAKMIQAGVVIGPIERTGGPKPTPGGSVPVHDLNVPYEGTEEYETPTAEMLFPPTPLQTPIQTPLPGTADSSMYNIPTGPSDYPTPGSDTSGGGGGNNNEAKAGRPSPFMQPPSTWMSQRPPLDVNVAYVEGRDELDRGTPHQPTTQDFFTLNAGKRKREDFASQYHPGGFIPQQDGAGDAAFEVFEIEVSGGSTSLGGHGILTTANKEALAHEARPCSKIPQLDGPIPDPYDDVLSTPNIYNYQGVFNEDYNIANTPAPNDIPAGTPAVVVQNDVAEDDDDEPPLNENDDDDLDDVDEVEEQNTQHLVLAQFDKVTRTKSRWKCSLKDGIMHINNKDILFNKATGEFDF; encoded by the exons ATGGCGGCTTCGACGACGAGCACCGTCTACATTCAGGTCATCGAGGACGTCATCAACAAGGTCCGCGAAGAGTTCGTCAACAACGGAGGACCAGGAGAGGATGTTCTCAAGGAGCTTCAAGGA ACATGGGAGGCGAAAATGATTCAAGCTGGTGTAGTAATTGGTCCGATAGAGCGAACTGGCGGTCCCAAGCCCACACCTGGGGGTTCTGTCCCCGTTCACGATCTTAATGTGCCGTACGAAGGGACCGAGGAGTATGAAACTCCCACTGCTGAGATGCTCTTTCCTCCA ACGCCTTTACAGACTCCCATTCAAACACCCTTACCGGGAACTGCAGACAGCTCGATGTATAACATTCCTACTGGACCTAGTGACTATCCCACTCCTGGAAGTGATACTAGTGGTGGTGGGGGCGGCAACAATAATGAGGCGAAAGCTGGAAGACCTAGCCCCTTCATG CAACCTCCTTCTACTTGGATGAGCCAAAGGCCCCCACTTGATGTTAATGTTG CTTATGTGGAAGGGCGGGATGAGTTGGACAGAGGAACCCCTCATCAGCCCACGACACAG GACTTCTTCACGCTGAATGCTGGGAAGCGAAAACGTGAAGATTTTGCTTCACAATATCACCCTGGTGGATTCATACCTCAGCAAGATGGAGCTGGGGATGCTGCCTTCGAGGTGTTTGAGATTGAG GTAAGCGGAGGCAGCACTTCTCTGGGTGGACATGGAATACTCACCACTGCAAATAAAGAGGCTCTGGCACATGAGGCAAGGCCATGTTCAAAGATTCCTCAACTTGATGGACCGATTCCTGATCCTTATGATGATGTCCTCTCTACTCCCAAT ATATACAATTATCAAGGAGTTTTCAATGAAGACTACAACATAGCCAACACACCAGCTCCTAATG acATACCAGCAGGTACTCCTGCTGTAGTTGTTCAAAATGATGTTGCAGAGGATGATGACGATGAGCCCCCACTGAatgagaatgatgatgatgatttagATGATGTAGACGAAGTAGAGGAACAAAACACACAGCATTTGGTTTTGGCTCAGTTTGATAAG GTGACGCGTACCAAGAGCAGGTGGAAATGCTCGCTGAAGGATGGCATTATGCACATAAACAATAAAGACATTCTCTTTAACAAG GCAACAGGAGAATTCGACTTCTGA
- the LOC133877264 gene encoding D-xylose-proton symporter-like 3, chloroplastic, with product MTLPTMACGASTLPLFNLKLSQSSPTRRPKPSQALNSYTQISTKSCSTSNTHFKAKLPLLSGRRLRFHVGVQKEHASGEEDDTVASDATSQENFAWSSVIMPFLFPALGGLLFGYDIGATSSATLSLKSPELSGTTWFNISAVQLGLVVSGSLYGALFGSLLVYPIADFLGRRRELIIGAALYALGGLFTAYAPGLGVLLVGRLLYGLGIGLAMHGAPLYIAETGPSQIRGTLVSLKELFIVLGILLGYFVGSFQIGAVGGWRYMFGVSAPIALIMGLGMWSLPPSPRWLLLRAVQGKGSVQDYKEKAIVALSKLRGRRPGDKLSERKIEDTFVSLKHAYADQESEGSFLEVFQGPSLKAFLIGGGLVLFQQITGQPSVLYYAGPILQTAGFSAASDATRVSVVIGVFKFLMTWIAILKVDSLGRRPLLIGGVSGMAISLFLLSAYYKFLGGFPFVAVAALLLYVGCYQISFGPISWLMVSEIFPLRTRGRGISLAALTNFGSNAIVTFAFLPLKEILGAENLFLLFGAIALLALLFVLLVVPETKGLSLEEIESKISK from the exons ATGACACTGCCTACTATGGCTTGCGGTGCCTCAACTCTACCTCTCTTCAACCTCAAGCTCTCACAGTCAAGCCCAACTCGCCGACCAAAGCCATCACAAGCACTCAACTCTTACACCCAAATTAGCACAAAATCATGTTCAACTTCTAACACTCATTTCAAGGCCAAATTACCTTTGCTTTCTGGCCGTCGACTCCGATTCCAT GTGGGAGTACAGAAAGAGCATGCTTCTGGGGAAGAGGACGACACGGTTGCCTCTGACGCAACGTCTCAGGAGAATTTTGCTTGGTCTTCTGTGATTATGCC GTTTCTTTTCCCAGCCTTGGGAGGTTTGTTATTTGGGTATGACATCGGTGCCACCTCTAGTGCTACCCTCTCATTGAAG TCACCTGAGCTCAGTGGAACAACTTGGTTCAACATTTCGGCCGTTCAGCTTGGACTTGTG GTCAGTGGTTCTCTTTATGGAGCTCTTTTTGGTTCTCTTCTTGTCTACCCTATTGCAGACTTCCTTG GGAGGAGGCGAGAACTTATCATAGGAGCTGCGCTATATGCACTTGGTGGTCTGTTCACTGCCTATGCTCCGGGCCTTGGTGTCCTTTTAGTAGGAAGGCTGCTCTATGGCCTCGGTATTGGTTTG GCCATGCATGGGGCTCCTCTCTATATCGCAGAAACTGGCCCATCTCAGATTCGTGGAACTCTAGTATCTTTGAAGGAACTCTTCATAGTTCTGGGGATTCTG TTGGGTTATTTTGTTGGAAGCTTTCAGATTGGTGCAGTTGGTGGGTGGCGTTACATGTTTGGAGTTAGTGCACCAATTGCTTTAATTATGGGACTAGGCATGTGGAGTCTTCCACCATCTCCACGCTGGTTACTTCTTAGGGCCGTACAAGGTAAAGGCTCTGTACAAGATTACAAAGAGAAAGCCATTGTTGCCCTGAGCAAACTAAGGGGCCGTCGTCCTGGTGACAAATTGTCTGAGAGGAAAATAGAAGACACCTTTGTCTCATTGAAACATGCATATGCGGATCAGGAATCTGAGGGCAGTTTCTTGGAGGTCTTTCAAGGCCCAAGTTTGAAAGCCTTCCTAATTGGTGGAGGTTTGGTCCTTTTTCAACAG ATAACTGGGCAACCAAGTGTTCTATATTATGCAGGTCCAATACTTCAG ACTGCTGGATTCTCCGCTGCCTCTGATGCTACCCGAGTTTCAGTTGTAATTGGTGTGTTCAAA TTCCTGATGACATGGATAGCTATCCTAAAAGTAGATAGTCTTGGGAGAAGACCCCTGCTAATTGGAGGTGTCAGCGGCATG gctatttctttatttctgcTTTCTGCTTATTATAAGTTTCTTGGAGGGTTCCCTTTTGTTGCTGTAGCTGCTCTTCTTCTCTATGTTGGTTGCTACCAG ATATCATTTGGGCCGATCAGTTGGCTTATGGTGTCGGAGATATTCCCACTTCGGACAAGAGGGCGAGGGATTAGTCTTGCAGCTCTTACTAACTTTGGTTCAAATGCGATTGTGACCTTTGCTTTCTTACCATTGAAG GAGATTCTAGGAGCGGAAAACCTCTTCCTTCTTTTTGGGGCTATTGCTTTGTTGGCACTTCTGTTTGTATTGCTCGTTGTCCCAGAGACCAAAGGTTTGAGCTTGGAAGAGATTGAGTCCAAAATTTCAAAGTGA